One region of Clostridiales bacterium genomic DNA includes:
- a CDS encoding YitT family protein: protein MDLHRFSAFDYMKLVVGSALVAAAFQFFTFPNSIVSGGVTGIAQIIRLLTGIPVGVLSILINIPIFYLGWRHRLGTRRLVLALCVMALISVLIDALALTGLVVTDEPMLGAVYGGVLNGAGYGLIYTTGTTGGGTDIVAKMLRRRYPYINFGTLLFGMNVVVVLTFAFLFKKYDSCMYTMIEMFISSKVVNLVLYGPGVSEVCYIITNNVNAIKSAITCTMGRGVTLLRGEGAWSGKEMQVILCVVKRPEIAQLREVVRSVDEHAFVIVSEAKEVFGRGFGNIYGDD, encoded by the coding sequence CTTTTGATTATATGAAGCTGGTCGTCGGTTCGGCGCTCGTGGCCGCGGCGTTCCAGTTCTTTACATTCCCGAACAGCATCGTCTCCGGCGGCGTGACCGGCATCGCCCAGATCATCCGCCTGCTGACCGGCATCCCCGTCGGCGTGCTGTCGATCCTTATCAACATCCCCATTTTCTATCTCGGCTGGCGGCACCGCCTCGGCACGCGCCGGCTCGTTCTGGCGCTGTGCGTCATGGCGCTCATCTCCGTGCTCATCGACGCGCTCGCGCTGACCGGCCTTGTCGTGACGGACGAGCCGATGCTCGGCGCAGTTTACGGCGGCGTGCTCAACGGTGCGGGCTACGGCCTGATCTATACCACCGGCACGACCGGCGGCGGCACGGACATCGTGGCCAAGATGCTGCGCCGGCGCTATCCGTACATCAACTTCGGCACGCTGCTGTTCGGCATGAACGTCGTGGTCGTGCTGACGTTTGCCTTCCTGTTCAAAAAGTACGACAGCTGCATGTACACCATGATCGAGATGTTCATCAGCTCGAAGGTCGTCAACCTTGTGCTCTACGGCCCCGGCGTGTCGGAGGTGTGCTACATCATCACGAACAACGTCAACGCCATCAAGAGCGCCATCACCTGCACGATGGGCCGCGGCGTCACGCTGCTGCGCGGCGAGGGCGCGTGGTCCGGCAAGGAAATGCAGGTCATCCTCTGCGTGGTCAAGCGGCCGGAGATCGCCCAGCTGCGCGAGGTCGTGCGCTCGGTGGACGAGCACGCATTTGTCATCGTGTCCGAGGCCAAGGAAGTCTTTGGCCGCGGCTTTGGAAACATCTACGGCGACGATTGA
- a CDS encoding FAD-dependent oxidoreductase, translated as MNADVVIVGAGPAGIFTALELLRRGSPEKIVMIEQGQAIENRRCPKAKTGRCMNCKPYCHITTGFSGAGAFSDGKLSLCSDVGGDLPTLVGERQAQEIINYADSIYLEFGADAHVEGLENTEEVKRIRTRAIRAGLRLVDCPIRHLGTEKAHEVYLGIENYLRDHGVEMLFGCTCEDVILRDGRCCGVVAHDGHQDYTIEARHTVIATGRRGADWLEKVCLENGVEHKPGTVDIGVRVEVRNEIMESVNRVLYESKLIGYPAPFKNKVRTFCQNPGGFVSQENYDNDLAVVNGHAYKELKSPNTNVAILCSHNFSVPFNQPIAYAQKVGELTNMLGAGHIMVQRFGDILDGKRTWQKELMQSNVRPTLPDAVAGDITSAMPYRAMLNIINFIKAMDEVVPGFAAYETLLYSPELKFYSNRIAMDADLNTNVPGLHCLGDSSGWTRGLMMASAMGVLMGRKLAGML; from the coding sequence ATGAACGCAGATGTTGTCATTGTCGGTGCGGGCCCTGCCGGAATCTTCACGGCGCTGGAGCTGCTGCGCCGCGGCTCCCCGGAAAAGATCGTCATGATTGAGCAGGGGCAGGCCATTGAAAACCGCCGCTGCCCGAAGGCCAAGACTGGCCGGTGCATGAACTGCAAGCCGTATTGCCACATCACGACCGGTTTCTCCGGCGCGGGCGCGTTCTCGGACGGCAAGCTCTCGCTGTGCAGCGATGTCGGCGGTGACTTGCCCACGCTCGTCGGCGAGCGGCAGGCGCAGGAGATCATCAATTACGCCGACAGCATTTACCTCGAGTTCGGCGCCGATGCGCACGTTGAGGGCCTTGAGAACACGGAGGAGGTCAAGCGCATCCGCACGCGCGCCATCCGCGCGGGTCTGCGTCTGGTCGACTGCCCGATCCGCCACCTCGGCACGGAAAAGGCGCACGAGGTCTACCTCGGCATCGAAAACTACCTGCGCGACCACGGGGTGGAGATGCTCTTCGGCTGCACGTGCGAGGACGTCATCCTGCGCGACGGCCGCTGCTGCGGCGTCGTGGCGCACGATGGGCACCAGGACTACACCATCGAGGCCAGGCACACCGTCATCGCCACCGGCCGCCGCGGCGCCGACTGGCTGGAGAAGGTCTGCCTCGAGAACGGCGTGGAGCACAAGCCCGGCACGGTCGATATCGGCGTGCGCGTCGAGGTGCGCAACGAGATCATGGAGTCGGTCAACCGCGTGCTGTACGAGTCCAAGCTCATCGGCTACCCGGCCCCGTTCAAGAACAAGGTGCGCACGTTCTGCCAGAACCCCGGCGGCTTTGTGTCGCAGGAGAACTATGATAACGACCTCGCCGTCGTCAACGGCCATGCTTACAAGGAGCTCAAGTCGCCCAACACGAACGTGGCCATCCTCTGCTCGCACAACTTCTCCGTGCCGTTCAACCAGCCGATCGCCTACGCGCAGAAGGTCGGCGAGCTGACGAATATGCTCGGCGCGGGCCACATCATGGTGCAGCGCTTCGGCGATATCCTCGACGGCAAGCGCACCTGGCAGAAGGAGCTCATGCAGTCGAACGTCCGCCCCACGCTGCCGGACGCCGTCGCGGGCGACATCACGTCCGCCATGCCGTACCGCGCCATGCTCAATATCATCAACTTCATCAAGGCCATGGACGAGGTCGTGCCCGGCTTTGCCGCCTATGAGACGCTGCTGTACTCTCCGGAGCTGAAGTTCTACAGCAACCGCATCGCCATGGACGCCGACCTGAACACGAACGTGCCCGGCCTGCACTGCCTGGGCGATTCCTCCGGCTGGACGCGCGGCCTGATGATGGCCTCGGCCATGGGCGTGCTCATGGGCCGCAAGCTCGCCGGGATGCTCTGA
- a CDS encoding iron-containing alcohol dehydrogenase — MDGLKKAYYRTYQQVFDIGMRCLHWRKPIVISGAGCIRQVPDVLGKCGVTKVMVVTGSHVVKSLGPKLFAALEDAGMPYEVFSEVEANPSVNTVEKIRTQYTDTGCSGFVALGGGSPMDATKGAAARVACPKKSCDDMAGVMRVGKTVPPIVAIPTTSGTGSETTIAAVITDSETHHKYALMDLKLMPLYAILDPELTVGLPPRTTATTGMDALTHAIEAYISWTYNTKESLRLAEEAVKLIFDNLELAYQHGEDLKVRENMMIAAFKAGFAFSRAGVGNVHAIAHTLGGLYNTPHGLANAVILPIVLEDYGEAVYPKLARLCEIAGVKADGTDAEKAQAFIAEIYAMNERMGIPKGFDFIQEEDIPQIITWALAEANPNYPVPVVYNAARCRKVIDTIRAKAAENPPAEA, encoded by the coding sequence ATGGATGGACTGAAAAAAGCATATTACCGTACTTATCAGCAGGTGTTTGACATTGGCATGCGCTGCCTGCACTGGCGCAAGCCGATCGTGATCTCCGGCGCCGGCTGCATCCGGCAGGTGCCGGATGTGCTGGGTAAGTGCGGCGTGACGAAGGTCATGGTCGTCACCGGCTCGCACGTGGTCAAGTCGCTCGGGCCGAAGCTGTTTGCCGCGCTTGAGGACGCCGGCATGCCTTACGAGGTGTTCAGTGAGGTCGAGGCCAACCCCTCGGTGAACACGGTCGAGAAGATCCGCACGCAGTACACGGACACCGGCTGCAGCGGCTTCGTCGCCCTCGGCGGCGGCAGCCCGATGGACGCCACGAAGGGCGCGGCCGCCCGCGTCGCCTGCCCGAAAAAGAGCTGCGACGATATGGCCGGCGTCATGCGCGTCGGCAAGACCGTGCCGCCCATCGTCGCCATTCCGACGACGTCGGGCACCGGCAGCGAGACGACGATCGCCGCCGTCATCACCGACAGCGAAACGCACCACAAGTACGCGCTCATGGATCTCAAGCTCATGCCGCTGTATGCCATCCTTGACCCGGAGCTGACTGTCGGCCTGCCGCCGCGCACGACCGCGACCACCGGCATGGACGCGCTCACGCACGCGATTGAGGCGTACATCAGCTGGACGTATAACACCAAGGAGAGCCTGCGCCTCGCCGAAGAGGCCGTCAAGCTCATCTTCGATAATCTCGAGCTGGCATACCAGCACGGCGAGGATCTTAAGGTCCGCGAGAACATGATGATCGCCGCCTTCAAGGCCGGCTTTGCCTTCTCCCGCGCCGGCGTCGGCAACGTGCACGCCATCGCGCACACGCTCGGCGGCCTGTACAACACGCCGCACGGTCTGGCAAACGCGGTCATCCTGCCGATCGTCCTCGAGGACTACGGTGAGGCCGTGTATCCGAAGCTCGCGCGCCTGTGCGAGATCGCCGGCGTCAAGGCCGACGGCACGGATGCCGAGAAGGCGCAGGCCTTCATCGCGGAGATCTATGCCATGAACGAGCGCATGGGCATCCCGAAGGGCTTTGACTTCATTCAGGAAGAGGACATCCCGCAGATCATCACCTGGGCGCTGGCCGAGGCCAACCCGAACTATCCGGTGCCGGTCGTGTACAATGCCGCGCGCTGCCGCAAGGTCATCGATACCATCCGCGCCAAGGCTGCGGAGAACCCGCCCGCCGAGGCATAA
- a CDS encoding phosphatase PAP2 family protein, translating into MELTAIAQWLNTAFAGYDYAILQALHNLAEAVGGFFTPLCRAITLLGEKGILFLVLGIVLMLFPKTRKAGICMFGAVCCGALITNFWLKDFVARPRPLTVEPFRTWWQAAGAYAESEYSFPSGHVTAAMAGVTALVLTGKKPARWWAYLFVAAMGVARNYLMAHYPSDVLGGMIVGLIAAAIAYAITLLIYRIVSAHPDNRFCRFVLHGGIGRKKERQTA; encoded by the coding sequence ATGGAACTGACTGCGATCGCGCAGTGGCTCAACACCGCGTTTGCGGGCTATGACTACGCCATTTTGCAGGCGCTGCACAATCTGGCCGAAGCGGTCGGCGGCTTCTTCACGCCGCTGTGCCGGGCCATCACGCTGCTGGGCGAGAAGGGCATCCTCTTTCTCGTGCTCGGCATCGTGCTGATGCTGTTTCCAAAAACGCGCAAGGCGGGCATCTGCATGTTCGGTGCCGTGTGCTGCGGCGCGCTCATCACGAACTTCTGGCTCAAGGACTTTGTCGCCCGGCCGCGTCCGCTGACGGTAGAGCCCTTCCGCACCTGGTGGCAGGCCGCCGGCGCGTATGCCGAGAGCGAGTACTCCTTCCCCTCCGGCCATGTGACGGCCGCGATGGCCGGCGTGACCGCGCTCGTGCTCACAGGCAAAAAGCCCGCGCGCTGGTGGGCCTATCTGTTCGTGGCAGCGATGGGCGTGGCGCGCAACTATCTCATGGCGCACTACCCGTCCGACGTGCTCGGCGGGATGATCGTGGGGCTGATCGCCGCCGCGATCGCTTATGCGATCACGCTGCTGATCTACCGCATCGTGTCGGCGCACCCGGACAATCGCTTCTGCCGCTTTGTACTCCACGGCGGCATCGGCAGGAAAAAAGAGCGGCAGACCGCATGA
- a CDS encoding sn-glycerol-1-phosphate dehydrogenase, with product MILDCSKYVGPCRCGREHTLETKKVVVEYNALDKFDQYMDEVGLSGKRAVIYDTNTYNLPTLRHVRADQEIVLNAEGLHSEKGMIEDMMRQLDHPDVIVAVGSGTIMDFGRYPAYHLGIPFVAVPTLASSDGFTANICSIIIDGQKKSIPMQAAALVVCDLNVVSGAPLWLTVSGISDILAKYISLADWKIAHLVSGEYYCPMVADLAQEALTIMRKAADDMAAGGKPDFEAMTMAQMISGLTMQLLNHSRAASGAEHLMAHLVEMKPPRFENAHGMHGQCVGVGTYLCAKEYHYLASLPTPKAKPFEPLSRAWVDEKFGPLADGIMKENENDVLGTFDAQNIVDHWDEIRAIIAEIPSAEELAALCEKLGAFYKPEQIGIDPALSEDMLSVSAAIRNRLTLIRMRRVLDFGE from the coding sequence ATGATTCTCGATTGCAGCAAATATGTCGGCCCGTGTCGCTGCGGCCGCGAGCACACACTGGAGACGAAGAAGGTCGTCGTGGAGTATAATGCGCTCGACAAGTTCGACCAGTACATGGACGAGGTCGGCCTGAGCGGCAAGCGCGCCGTCATTTACGATACGAACACCTACAACCTCCCGACGCTCAGGCACGTGCGCGCCGACCAGGAGATCGTCCTCAACGCCGAGGGCCTGCACTCCGAAAAGGGCATGATCGAGGACATGATGCGCCAGCTTGACCATCCGGACGTCATCGTCGCGGTCGGCTCGGGCACGATCATGGACTTCGGCCGCTACCCGGCCTACCACCTCGGCATCCCGTTCGTCGCCGTACCGACGCTGGCGAGCTCCGACGGCTTCACGGCCAACATCTGCTCGATCATCATTGACGGACAGAAAAAGTCCATCCCCATGCAGGCGGCGGCGCTCGTCGTCTGCGACCTGAACGTCGTCTCCGGCGCGCCCCTGTGGCTGACCGTGAGCGGCATTTCGGACATTCTGGCCAAGTACATTTCCCTCGCGGACTGGAAGATCGCGCACCTCGTCTCGGGCGAGTATTACTGCCCGATGGTCGCCGACCTCGCGCAGGAGGCGCTGACCATCATGCGCAAGGCGGCCGACGATATGGCGGCCGGCGGCAAGCCGGACTTTGAGGCCATGACCATGGCGCAGATGATCTCCGGCCTGACCATGCAGCTGCTCAACCACTCCCGCGCCGCCTCCGGCGCCGAGCACCTGATGGCGCATCTGGTGGAGATGAAGCCGCCGCGGTTTGAAAATGCGCACGGCATGCACGGCCAGTGCGTCGGCGTGGGCACGTACCTGTGCGCGAAGGAGTACCACTACCTCGCCTCGCTCCCGACGCCGAAGGCCAAGCCCTTTGAGCCGCTGAGCCGCGCGTGGGTGGACGAGAAGTTCGGCCCGCTCGCCGACGGCATCATGAAGGAGAACGAAAATGACGTGCTCGGTACGTTCGATGCGCAGAACATCGTCGACCACTGGGACGAGATCCGCGCCATCATCGCCGAGATCCCCTCGGCCGAGGAGCTGGCCGCGCTGTGCGAGAAGCTCGGCGCGTTCTACAAGCCCGAGCAGATCGGTATCGATCCGGCCCTGTCGGAGGACATGCTCAGCGTTTCGGCGGCCATCCGCAACCGCCTGACGCTCATCCGCATGCGCCGCGTGCTCGATTTCGGCGAATAA
- the uvrB gene encoding excinuclease ABC subunit UvrB — MPDFEVVSPYEPSGDQPEAIDTLVQGLENGIDEQVLLGVTGSGKTYTMAKVIERVQRPTLVLAHNKILAAQLCSEFKEFFPNNAVEYFVSYYDYYQPEAYIPHTDTFIEKDASINDEIERLRHSATSSLFERRDVIVVSSVSCIYGLGDPIDYANMVISLRTGQQRDPEELMRKLIDIRYERNDIAFARNMFRVRGDTIDIFPAYSSDHAVRVEFFGDEIDRISDINVVTGAPIRTLSHVAIYPASHYVTTHEKMERAISEIRAECDARVKTFEQQGKLLEAQRIRQRTDYDIEMMQELGYCSGIENYSRIISGRAPGSAPMTLLDYFPKDFLLFVDESHVTLPQVRAMYRGDRARKDSLVEYGFRLPSAYDNRPLKFEEFEQRVHQAIYVSATPGDYEREHAGQIAEQIIRPTGLLDPQIFVRPIEGQIDDLIGEINARIAKNERTLVTTLTKKMAEDLSAYLTNAGIRCRYLHHDIGAIERMEIIRDLRTGAFDVLVGINLLREGLDLPEVSLVAILDADKEGFLRSETSLIQTIGRAARNAEGTVIMYADQETAAMHAAILETNRRRAKQAAYNQAHGIVPKTIVKSVRELLEISSDVEVPKRADGVKMTEAERRAEIARLEAQMKKAAEMLEYEYAAVLRDRLIELRGQ; from the coding sequence GTGCCGGATTTTGAAGTTGTTTCGCCCTACGAGCCGTCGGGCGACCAGCCCGAGGCGATCGACACGCTCGTGCAGGGGCTGGAAAACGGCATCGACGAGCAGGTGCTGCTCGGCGTGACCGGCTCCGGCAAGACGTACACGATGGCCAAGGTCATCGAGCGCGTCCAGCGGCCGACGCTCGTGCTCGCGCACAACAAGATCCTCGCGGCGCAGCTGTGCAGCGAGTTCAAGGAGTTTTTCCCGAACAACGCCGTGGAGTATTTTGTCTCCTACTACGACTACTACCAGCCGGAGGCGTACATCCCGCACACGGACACGTTCATTGAAAAGGACGCCTCCATCAACGATGAGATCGAGCGCCTGCGCCACTCGGCCACGTCGAGCCTGTTTGAGCGGCGGGACGTGATCGTCGTCTCGTCCGTGTCCTGCATCTACGGCCTCGGCGACCCGATCGACTACGCCAACATGGTCATCTCCCTGCGCACCGGCCAGCAGCGCGACCCGGAGGAGCTCATGCGCAAGCTCATCGACATCCGCTACGAGCGCAACGACATTGCCTTCGCGCGCAATATGTTCCGCGTCCGCGGCGATACGATCGACATTTTCCCGGCCTATTCCTCGGACCATGCCGTGCGCGTGGAGTTCTTCGGCGACGAGATCGACCGCATTTCGGACATCAACGTCGTCACCGGCGCGCCCATCCGCACGCTCAGCCACGTGGCGATCTATCCCGCGTCGCACTACGTCACGACGCACGAGAAGATGGAGCGCGCCATCAGCGAGATCCGCGCCGAGTGCGACGCGCGCGTGAAAACGTTCGAGCAGCAGGGCAAGCTCCTCGAGGCGCAGCGCATTCGCCAGCGCACGGACTATGACATTGAGATGATGCAGGAGCTTGGCTACTGCTCCGGCATCGAGAACTATTCGCGCATCATCAGCGGCCGTGCCCCCGGCAGCGCGCCGATGACGCTGCTGGACTATTTCCCGAAGGACTTTCTGCTCTTCGTCGACGAGAGCCACGTCACGCTGCCGCAGGTGCGCGCCATGTACCGCGGCGACCGTGCGCGCAAGGACTCGCTCGTCGAGTACGGCTTCCGCCTGCCGAGCGCGTATGACAACCGCCCGCTGAAGTTTGAGGAGTTCGAGCAGCGGGTGCATCAGGCCATCTACGTCTCGGCCACGCCGGGCGACTATGAGCGTGAGCACGCGGGCCAGATCGCCGAGCAGATCATCCGGCCGACCGGCCTGCTCGACCCGCAGATCTTCGTGCGGCCCATTGAGGGACAGATCGACGACCTCATCGGCGAGATCAACGCGCGCATCGCCAAAAACGAGCGCACGCTCGTGACGACGCTCACGAAGAAAATGGCCGAGGATCTCTCGGCCTACCTCACGAATGCGGGCATCCGCTGCCGTTATCTGCACCACGACATCGGCGCGATCGAGCGCATGGAGATCATCCGCGACCTGCGCACCGGTGCGTTTGACGTGCTCGTCGGCATCAACCTCCTGCGCGAGGGGCTTGATCTGCCGGAGGTGTCGCTCGTGGCGATCCTTGATGCGGACAAGGAGGGCTTCCTGCGCAGCGAGACGAGTCTCATCCAGACGATCGGCCGCGCGGCGCGCAACGCCGAGGGCACGGTCATCATGTACGCCGATCAGGAGACGGCCGCCATGCACGCGGCCATCCTGGAGACGAACCGCCGCCGCGCCAAGCAGGCGGCGTACAATCAGGCGCACGGTATCGTGCCGAAAACGATCGTCAAGAGCGTGCGCGAACTGCTTGAAATTTCGAGCGACGTCGAGGTGCCCAAACGCGCCGACGGCGTGAAGATGACGGAGGCCGAGCGCCGGGCCGAGATCGCGCGGCTCGAGGCGCAGATGAAAAAGGCGGCCGAAATGCTCGAATACGAGTACGCCGCCGTGCTGCGCGACCGGCTCATTGAGCTGCGCGGCCAGTGA
- the polA gene encoding DNA polymerase I, with protein MKLMILDGNSIVNRAFYGIRMLNAPDGTPTNAVYGFLTIFQRILELEQPQAVCVAFDVHAPTFRHEQYAPYKAQRKPMPEELVVQMPLLKQTLDHMGIRRLELAGWEADDLLGTVAKRCEAAGWACEIVTGDKDSLQLITDTTHVCHVKTRMGQTETIEYTPEVFRAEYGFDPIHMIDLKTLMGDSSDNIPGVPGIGEKTAKDLLVRFGTVADIYRDLDTLDIKPGVRKKLTEGRESAQLSFDLATIRTDAPIDFAPESAVWDRDYRPELYDWFRRLGFLKLSEKWGLQPADGAAAPENALPPLPTVDVTDSAALHTLEQAVTAAPYVAVLAPEGLDALTLCDGKACYALAWAQLGDDYNAFLRLLFSDRVHKAGHNIKDLMRALLAEGLPTDGFVFDTALAAYLLDATAGNYDLPRLAQAYLGGEAPDAQTVWALQPVLLEKMDALGMLPLYTDIELPLCPVLARMEHTGFLVDRKALYDFGESLTSAIEQLQQSIWACAGEPFNIQSPKQLGHVLFDQLMLPAGKKTKTGWSTNAAVLEKLRGKHPIIDQILDYRMLTKLKSTYADGLLKEISADGRIHTNFQMTVTATGRLSSTEPNLQNIPVRRELGAQIRNMFVASPGKVLVDADYSQIELRLLAHIADDETMIAAFRSGEDIHAVTASQVFGVPLDEVTPLQRSHAKAVNFGIVYGISAFSLAQDIGVFQSEAKAYMDSYFAKYHGVRDYMKRIVEQAKADGYVTTLFGRRRDLPELRSSNFNLRSFGERVALNMPIQGTAADIIKAAMVRVDARMRAEGLEAKLLLQVHDELIVECPAAEAETVRAILIEEMEHVVDYRVPLLVDAKIGASWAEAH; from the coding sequence ATGAAACTCATGATTCTCGACGGCAACAGCATCGTCAACCGCGCCTTTTACGGCATCCGCATGCTCAACGCGCCCGACGGCACGCCGACGAACGCGGTCTACGGCTTTCTGACCATTTTCCAGCGCATTCTCGAGCTCGAGCAGCCGCAGGCGGTGTGCGTGGCGTTCGACGTGCACGCGCCGACGTTCCGTCACGAGCAGTACGCGCCCTATAAGGCCCAGCGCAAGCCCATGCCGGAGGAGCTCGTCGTGCAGATGCCGCTGCTCAAGCAGACGCTCGACCACATGGGCATCCGGCGGCTGGAGCTGGCCGGGTGGGAGGCGGACGACCTGCTCGGCACGGTCGCCAAACGCTGCGAGGCCGCCGGCTGGGCGTGCGAGATCGTCACCGGCGACAAGGACAGCCTCCAGCTCATCACGGATACCACCCATGTCTGCCATGTCAAGACCCGCATGGGCCAGACGGAGACGATCGAATACACGCCCGAAGTCTTCCGCGCCGAGTACGGCTTCGACCCCATCCACATGATCGACCTCAAGACGCTCATGGGCGACAGCTCGGACAACATTCCCGGCGTGCCCGGCATCGGCGAAAAGACGGCGAAGGATCTGCTCGTGCGCTTCGGCACGGTGGCGGATATTTACCGCGATCTCGACACGCTGGACATCAAGCCCGGCGTGCGCAAAAAGCTCACGGAAGGGCGCGAGAGCGCGCAGCTGTCGTTCGACCTCGCCACCATCCGCACGGACGCGCCCATTGATTTCGCGCCCGAATCCGCCGTCTGGGATCGGGACTACCGCCCCGAGCTCTATGACTGGTTCCGGCGGCTGGGCTTTTTGAAGCTCTCGGAAAAGTGGGGGCTGCAGCCGGCTGACGGCGCGGCCGCGCCGGAAAATGCGCTGCCGCCCCTGCCGACCGTCGACGTGACGGACAGCGCCGCGCTGCACACGCTCGAGCAGGCGGTCACGGCGGCACCGTATGTCGCGGTGCTCGCGCCAGAAGGGCTCGACGCGCTCACGCTCTGCGACGGCAAGGCGTGCTATGCGCTCGCGTGGGCGCAGCTCGGCGATGATTACAATGCATTTCTGCGTCTGCTGTTTTCTGACCGCGTGCATAAAGCGGGCCACAACATCAAAGACCTCATGCGCGCGCTGCTCGCCGAGGGCCTGCCGACGGACGGGTTCGTGTTTGACACGGCGCTGGCGGCCTATCTACTCGACGCCACGGCCGGGAACTATGATCTCCCGCGTCTCGCGCAGGCGTATCTCGGCGGGGAAGCGCCGGATGCGCAGACCGTCTGGGCGCTGCAGCCGGTGCTGCTGGAAAAGATGGACGCGCTCGGCATGCTGCCGCTCTATACGGACATCGAGCTGCCGCTGTGCCCGGTGCTGGCGCGCATGGAGCACACGGGCTTTCTCGTGGACCGCAAGGCGCTGTATGATTTCGGCGAGAGCCTCACGAGCGCCATCGAGCAACTGCAGCAGAGCATTTGGGCCTGCGCGGGCGAGCCGTTCAATATCCAGTCGCCGAAGCAGCTCGGCCACGTGCTGTTTGACCAGCTCATGCTCCCGGCCGGGAAAAAGACCAAGACCGGCTGGAGCACGAATGCCGCCGTGCTCGAAAAGCTGCGCGGCAAGCACCCGATCATTGACCAGATCCTCGACTACCGCATGCTCACGAAGCTCAAGTCCACCTATGCCGACGGGCTGCTCAAGGAGATCTCGGCCGACGGGCGCATCCACACGAACTTCCAGATGACCGTCACGGCGACAGGACGCCTGTCGTCCACCGAGCCGAACCTGCAGAACATCCCCGTGCGCCGCGAGCTCGGCGCGCAGATCCGCAACATGTTCGTGGCCTCGCCCGGCAAGGTGCTCGTCGACGCGGACTACAGTCAGATCGAGCTGCGCCTGCTGGCGCATATTGCCGATGATGAGACCATGATCGCGGCCTTCCGCAGCGGGGAGGACATCCACGCCGTCACGGCGTCGCAGGTGTTCGGCGTGCCGCTCGACGAGGTTACGCCGCTGCAGCGCTCACACGCCAAGGCCGTCAATTTTGGCATTGTCTACGGCATTTCGGCCTTCAGCCTCGCGCAGGATATCGGCGTGTTCCAGAGCGAGGCCAAGGCGTATATGGACAGCTATTTTGCCAAGTACCACGGCGTGCGCGACTATATGAAGCGCATTGTCGAGCAGGCGAAGGCCGACGGTTACGTCACGACGCTTTTCGGCCGCCGGCGCGACCTGCCGGAGCTGAGATCGTCGAATTTCAACCTCCGCAGCTTTGGCGAGCGCGTGGCGCTCAATATGCCCATTCAGGGCACGGCGGCGGATATCATCAAGGCTGCCATGGTGCGTGTGGACGCGCGTATGCGCGCCGAAGGACTGGAGGCAAAGCTCCTGCTGCAGGTGCACGACGAGCTCATCGTCGAGTGTCCGGCGGCGGAGGCCGAAACGGTCCGCGCCATCCTCATCGAGGAGATGGAGCACGTGGTCGATTACCGCGTGCCGCTGCTCGTGGACGCAAAGATCGGCGCGAGCTGGGCGGAGGCGCACTGA
- the rimI gene encoding ribosomal protein S18-alanine N-acetyltransferase has protein sequence MDYTICDAAAAHLPQLAALERACFSAPWTRAQLAGQLPDDRHVFLIAAAGETVLGYANFLHVLDEGDIGNVAVAPEHRRQGIADALLDALCARAAALDLAFLTLEVRASNAPAIALYRKHGFQTVGQRRNYYQKPDEDALLMTWFRREAETI, from the coding sequence ATGGACTACACGATCTGCGACGCCGCGGCGGCGCACCTGCCGCAGCTCGCCGCGCTCGAGCGCGCGTGCTTTTCCGCGCCTTGGACGCGCGCGCAGCTGGCCGGCCAGCTGCCGGACGACCGGCACGTGTTTCTCATCGCGGCTGCGGGGGAGACGGTGCTCGGCTACGCAAACTTTCTGCACGTGCTCGATGAGGGCGACATCGGCAATGTCGCCGTTGCGCCGGAGCACCGGCGGCAGGGCATCGCGGACGCGCTGCTCGACGCGCTGTGCGCGCGGGCGGCGGCGCTCGATCTCGCATTCCTGACGCTGGAGGTGCGCGCATCCAATGCGCCCGCCATCGCGCTGTACCGCAAGCACGGGTTTCAGACCGTCGGTCAGCGCCGAAATTACTATCAGAAGCCGGACGAGGACGCGCTCCTCATGACCTGGTTCCGGAGAGAGGCAGAGACGATATGA